A genomic segment from Neisseria perflava encodes:
- a CDS encoding TonB-dependent receptor, producing the protein MKRKHLVYLLMSSFAAANGFAETLADPDEIQPVKTFSPPKPIAPTAAQGYFPENQFDRTDRSDHYFVTENIDQAFRPLKANSGFYGKSFYNSVTAQARGAKVYGVANLNHTKANGYKDGDGNQTDWKYSRFNQALVLGFVPSENQEYRLTYLHDDINNDRQPQFVNDALDTERHIAKLNARWGNADLSNTVSAEAGVIKLKRRADNYSLRPNNTPQQVFVELDRKVYDFSLKHDADFGKFHNTAAVSYRNDSQNGERNTHTAMRDFLNGYRFADVHIDRWRIADTLSYKFDDRHKLGLGLSYEINEADVRKNTAQPAHPMNRNLAFASSQQIWKTHYGYDFNGKVRRHAFSGELKYDFTPSETQKYSVSLAHLERIGDNTERFNSLAAIVQNRMNGMLMNQNPAAAIAGNPLLKTEKHNRIKLTADSRNDYYNGYMNSLAGAGWNVGGTLVADKVKDLIIFDRAHGQSGTASKGGGIITRNVDARLFTAQAYARYNFNPHWAAGIKAAYNYGHNETDGRPLYQIRPFEATVQADYKNYFAHGSYNIGAATRFVAKQTRGDFDAASGLGIDKREAAKGFTVADVYAGVNFKDKYGLRLGVNNVFNKKYAEYISGDHVLALSPSVVYAPGRTYWLSLHAAF; encoded by the coding sequence ATGAAACGAAAACATTTGGTTTACCTGTTAATGAGCAGTTTTGCCGCCGCAAACGGTTTTGCCGAAACCTTGGCAGACCCTGATGAAATCCAGCCTGTCAAAACCTTCTCCCCTCCCAAACCGATTGCACCGACCGCCGCACAAGGCTATTTCCCCGAAAACCAATTCGACCGCACCGACCGCAGCGATCATTACTTTGTTACCGAAAACATAGACCAAGCCTTCCGTCCGTTGAAAGCAAACAGCGGCTTCTACGGCAAAAGCTTTTACAACTCCGTTACCGCGCAAGCGCGTGGGGCAAAAGTGTACGGCGTGGCCAACCTCAATCACACCAAGGCCAACGGCTATAAAGACGGCGACGGCAATCAGACCGATTGGAAATACAGCCGTTTTAATCAAGCTTTGGTACTCGGTTTCGTGCCGTCTGAAAATCAAGAATACCGCCTCACCTACCTACACGACGACATCAACAACGACCGCCAGCCGCAGTTCGTCAACGATGCATTGGACACCGAACGCCATATCGCCAAACTCAACGCACGTTGGGGCAATGCCGATTTGAGCAATACGGTCAGCGCAGAAGCAGGCGTCATCAAACTCAAACGCCGTGCCGACAATTACTCCCTGCGCCCAAATAACACGCCGCAGCAAGTGTTCGTAGAACTTGACCGCAAAGTATATGATTTCTCGCTCAAACACGACGCGGATTTCGGCAAATTCCACAACACCGCCGCCGTCAGCTACCGCAACGACAGCCAAAACGGCGAACGCAACACCCACACCGCCATGCGCGATTTCCTCAACGGCTACCGTTTCGCCGATGTGCATATCGACCGCTGGCGCATCGCCGATACCCTGTCCTACAAATTTGACGACCGACACAAATTAGGCTTGGGCTTAAGCTACGAAATCAACGAAGCGGACGTACGCAAAAATACGGCGCAGCCCGCCCATCCGATGAACCGCAACCTTGCCTTCGCCTCATCGCAACAAATCTGGAAAACCCATTACGGCTACGACTTCAACGGCAAAGTTCGCCGTCATGCCTTCTCCGGTGAACTCAAATACGATTTCACGCCGTCTGAAACGCAAAAATACAGCGTTTCCCTTGCTCACTTAGAACGAATCGGCGACAACACTGAACGCTTCAACTCGCTTGCCGCCATCGTACAAAACCGCATGAACGGCATGCTGATGAACCAAAACCCAGCCGCCGCCATCGCAGGCAATCCCCTGCTGAAAACCGAAAAACACAACCGCATCAAGCTCACCGCCGACAGCCGCAACGACTACTACAACGGCTACATGAACTCGTTGGCAGGCGCGGGCTGGAACGTAGGCGGCACGCTTGTAGCAGATAAAGTCAAAGACTTGATTATTTTTGACCGCGCCCACGGACAAAGCGGTACGGCCTCCAAAGGCGGCGGCATCATCACACGCAACGTGGACGCGCGATTGTTTACCGCTCAGGCCTATGCGCGTTACAACTTCAATCCGCATTGGGCGGCAGGCATCAAAGCCGCCTACAACTACGGACACAATGAAACCGACGGCAGGCCGCTCTATCAAATCCGTCCGTTTGAAGCAACCGTCCAAGCTGACTACAAAAATTACTTTGCCCACGGCAGCTACAACATCGGCGCCGCCACACGCTTTGTCGCCAAACAAACGCGCGGCGATTTTGATGCCGCAAGCGGTTTGGGCATAGACAAACGCGAAGCCGCCAAAGGCTTTACCGTTGCCGACGTGTACGCAGGCGTAAACTTCAAAGACAAATACGGCTTACGCCTGGGCGTGAACAACGTGTTCAACAAAAAATACGCCGAATACATCAGCGGCGACCACGTCCTCGCTCTATCCCCCAGTGTCGTGTATGCACCGGGCAGGACATATTGGTTGAGTTTGCATGCGGCATTTTAA
- the fumC gene encoding class II fumarate hydratase, which yields MSTRTEHDTMGNVEVPSEAYWGAQTQRSRNNFKIGGETLPQPLIYALALVKKAAAATNVALGRIKPEQADLITQAADDVLNGKLDGQFPLVVWQTGSGTQSNMNMNEVLANRANEIAGTGLAAYQPVHPNDHVNHAQSTNDAFPTSIHVAAAIEINRHLIPAVQALRDTLDKKAKEFAPIVKIGRTHLQDATPLTLGQEFSGYVSQLDHGLGRLNDALKGLYELALGGTAVGTGLNSHPEYAEKAAAKLAELSGLPFVSAPNKFEALGGRDAAVAASGALKTLAASLNKIANDIRWLASGPRCGLGEIKIPENEPGSSIMPGKVNPTQCEAMTMVCCQVFGNDVTIGMAGASGNFELNVYMPVIAYNLLQSIRLLGDACNSFNENCAVGIEPVPEKIDYFLHHSLMLVTALNRKIGYENAAKVAKTAYKNDKSLRETAIELGLLTGEEFDELVVPADMVHPR from the coding sequence ATGAGTACCCGTACCGAACACGACACCATGGGCAATGTTGAAGTCCCGTCCGAAGCCTATTGGGGCGCGCAGACCCAGCGCAGCCGCAACAATTTCAAAATCGGCGGCGAAACCCTGCCGCAGCCGTTGATTTATGCTTTGGCGCTGGTAAAAAAAGCCGCAGCCGCCACCAATGTCGCCCTCGGCAGGATTAAGCCTGAGCAGGCGGATTTGATTACGCAGGCGGCGGACGACGTGTTGAACGGCAAGCTCGACGGGCAGTTTCCATTGGTAGTGTGGCAGACCGGCTCCGGCACGCAGTCCAATATGAACATGAACGAAGTGCTGGCGAACCGCGCCAACGAAATCGCCGGTACGGGTTTGGCGGCGTACCAGCCCGTCCATCCTAACGACCATGTGAACCATGCGCAATCGACCAACGACGCATTCCCGACCTCCATCCATGTCGCCGCCGCGATTGAAATCAACCGCCACCTCATTCCCGCCGTCCAAGCCCTGCGCGACACATTGGATAAAAAAGCCAAAGAATTTGCCCCCATCGTCAAAATCGGCCGCACCCACTTGCAGGACGCGACGCCGCTGACTTTGGGACAAGAATTTTCCGGCTACGTTTCCCAGCTTGATCACGGCTTAGGCCGTCTGAACGACGCGCTCAAAGGTTTGTACGAACTCGCTTTGGGCGGCACGGCGGTCGGCACGGGTTTGAACAGCCATCCCGAATACGCCGAAAAAGCCGCTGCCAAACTTGCCGAATTGTCCGGCCTGCCGTTTGTCAGCGCGCCGAACAAATTTGAAGCCTTGGGCGGACGCGATGCCGCCGTTGCCGCTTCGGGCGCACTGAAAACGCTGGCGGCAAGCCTGAACAAAATCGCCAACGACATCCGCTGGCTGGCAAGCGGTCCGCGCTGCGGTTTGGGAGAAATCAAAATCCCCGAAAACGAGCCGGGTTCGTCCATCATGCCGGGTAAAGTCAACCCGACCCAATGCGAAGCGATGACCATGGTGTGCTGCCAAGTGTTCGGCAACGACGTCACCATCGGCATGGCGGGCGCATCGGGCAATTTCGAGCTGAACGTCTATATGCCCGTTATCGCTTACAACCTCTTGCAATCCATCCGCCTGTTGGGCGATGCGTGCAACAGCTTCAATGAAAACTGCGCCGTCGGCATCGAACCCGTACCGGAAAAAATCGACTATTTCCTGCACCATTCCTTGATGCTGGTTACTGCGTTAAACCGCAAAATCGGCTACGAAAACGCCGCCAAAGTCGCTAAAACCGCCTACAAAAACGACAAATCGTTGCGCGAAACCGCCATCGAATTGGGCTTGTTGACAGGCGAAGAGTTTGACGAATTGGTCGTTCCTGCCGATATGGTTCATCCGCGTTAA
- the argH gene encoding argininosuccinate lyase: MSKDKTWSGRFNEPVSELVKKYTGSIDFDKRLAEWDIQGSLAHAQMLTQSGVLSEDDLSAIRQGMAEIIAEIKEGTISWSLDLEDVHMNIERRLTDKIGDAGKRLHTGRSRNDQVATDIRLWLRDQITVIQSLIQNLQTALVDLAEQNAETVMPGFTHLQVAQPVSFGHHMLAYVEMLGRDFERMADCRKRVNRMPLGAAALAGTTYPIQREITAELLGFEQICQNSLDAVSDRDFAIEFTAAASLIMVHLSRLSEELILWMSPRFGFIDIADRFCTGSSIMPQKKNPDVPELVRGKSGRVIGHLIGLVTLMKSQPLAYNKDNQEDKEPLFDTADTLIDTLRIYADMMRGVTVKPDNMRAAVMQGFATATDLADYLVKKGMPFRDSHEVVAQAVRHADEAGVDLSELPLEVLQGFSSLIADDVYSVLTPEGSLNARNHLGGTAPEQVRFQVKRWREILA, encoded by the coding sequence ATGAGCAAGGACAAAACCTGGTCAGGCCGTTTTAACGAACCTGTTTCCGAGCTGGTCAAAAAATATACCGGCTCGATTGATTTTGACAAACGACTGGCAGAATGGGACATCCAAGGCTCGCTGGCACATGCGCAAATGCTGACACAGTCGGGCGTTTTGAGCGAAGACGACCTCTCCGCCATCCGTCAGGGCATGGCCGAGATTATAGCAGAAATCAAAGAAGGAACGATTTCCTGGTCACTGGATTTGGAAGATGTCCACATGAACATCGAACGCCGCCTCACCGACAAAATCGGCGATGCCGGCAAACGCCTGCACACCGGCCGCAGCCGCAACGACCAAGTTGCTACCGACATCCGCCTGTGGCTCCGCGATCAAATTACCGTTATTCAAAGCCTGATTCAAAACCTTCAGACGGCCTTGGTTGATTTGGCGGAACAAAACGCCGAAACCGTTATGCCAGGCTTTACCCACCTGCAAGTTGCCCAACCGGTCAGCTTCGGGCATCACATGCTCGCCTATGTTGAAATGCTCGGCCGCGATTTCGAGCGCATGGCCGACTGCCGCAAACGCGTCAACCGTATGCCGCTCGGCGCTGCAGCCCTTGCCGGTACCACCTACCCGATTCAACGCGAAATTACCGCCGAACTGTTGGGCTTTGAGCAAATCTGCCAAAACTCGCTCGATGCCGTATCTGACCGCGATTTTGCCATTGAGTTCACGGCTGCCGCTTCTCTGATTATGGTTCACCTGAGCCGTCTTTCCGAAGAATTGATTTTGTGGATGAGCCCGCGTTTCGGCTTTATCGATATTGCCGACCGTTTCTGCACCGGCTCTTCCATCATGCCGCAAAAGAAAAACCCCGACGTACCCGAACTTGTGCGCGGCAAATCCGGTCGCGTGATTGGCCACCTGATCGGCCTGGTTACCCTGATGAAATCGCAACCTTTGGCATACAACAAAGACAATCAGGAAGACAAAGAGCCTTTGTTTGACACTGCCGATACACTTATCGACACCCTGCGCATTTACGCAGACATGATGCGCGGCGTGACCGTCAAACCTGACAATATGCGCGCCGCCGTAATGCAGGGTTTTGCAACGGCTACCGACTTGGCGGATTACTTGGTGAAAAAAGGCATGCCTTTCCGCGACAGCCACGAAGTTGTTGCCCAAGCCGTGCGCCATGCTGATGAAGCTGGCGTTGATTTGAGCGAATTGCCACTTGAAGTCCTGCAAGGTTTCAGCAGTTTGATTGCCGACGATGTTTACAGCGTGCTGACACCCGAAGGCAGCTTAAACGCGCGCAACCACTTGGGCGGCACCGCGCCTGAACAAGTCCGTTTCCAAGTTAAACGCTGGCGTGAAATATTGGCTTAA
- a CDS encoding sensor histidine kinase, which translates to MSIIRQINQNFAVPDLRNSATLVRLLIVLLISLFIFPLMTVSGVPYPEQIFQHFSWACPVILLILLKVYFLQAFAPSLLRSQYSVVVSYVSNLLIFLFVDLVILKTEIWPLIQHFFLLTFFCFSFMYIEAARRNSLAPSISEARLSALTARIRPHFLFNSLNAAISLIRLRPYDAETLLENLANLFRAQLRDGSQNSTLGQEIEWAQEYIAIEQIRMGHMRVQVMWQHHAPDDAETPHLLLQPLLENAVFHGVESIHRPGIITVLTKLEKSSIFISIENPCGTEPNENTKPHKGNSMALRNLKERLTLMYDTDAKIRNIQSDGLFRVEIILPYRKKSAEVSRLFG; encoded by the coding sequence ATGTCTATTATACGTCAAATAAACCAGAATTTCGCAGTGCCGGATTTGCGCAATTCCGCAACTCTGGTGCGCCTGCTCATTGTTTTGTTAATCAGTTTGTTTATCTTTCCGTTGATGACGGTATCGGGTGTGCCTTATCCGGAACAGATTTTCCAACATTTTTCATGGGCTTGTCCCGTCATCCTTTTAATTTTACTTAAAGTCTATTTCTTACAGGCATTTGCGCCGTCCTTGCTTCGCTCGCAGTACAGCGTTGTGGTTTCCTACGTCTCCAACCTGCTGATTTTCTTGTTTGTCGATTTAGTGATTTTGAAGACAGAGATTTGGCCGTTGATTCAACACTTCTTCTTGCTGACCTTTTTTTGTTTCAGTTTTATGTACATCGAAGCGGCCCGCCGAAACAGCCTTGCACCTTCCATTTCCGAAGCCAGATTGAGCGCGTTGACAGCGCGTATCCGTCCGCATTTCTTGTTTAACAGCCTGAATGCCGCCATCAGCTTAATCCGTCTGCGTCCGTATGATGCGGAAACTTTGCTGGAGAATCTGGCCAATCTGTTCCGCGCGCAACTGCGCGACGGTAGTCAAAACAGTACCTTAGGGCAGGAAATCGAGTGGGCGCAGGAATATATTGCCATCGAGCAAATCCGTATGGGACATATGCGCGTACAGGTTATGTGGCAACACCATGCCCCCGACGATGCAGAAACGCCGCATCTGCTGCTACAACCGCTTTTGGAAAATGCCGTATTCCATGGTGTCGAATCTATCCACCGTCCAGGGATAATTACGGTATTAACAAAATTGGAAAAATCATCTATTTTCATCAGTATCGAAAATCCGTGCGGAACGGAACCTAACGAAAATACCAAGCCGCATAAAGGCAATTCTATGGCTCTGCGCAATCTGAAAGAGCGCCTGACTTTGATGTATGACACCGACGCGAAAATCAGAAACATCCAATCAGACGGCCTGTTCCGCGTTGAAATCATATTGCCGTACCGTAAAAAATCAGCCGAAGTTTCCCGTCTGTTTGGCTAA